attctacaataaactcaAATGTTaaacttaagaaaaatatatcgaAAGTTGGCTTTGTATCTGCAAATGTGATGGTAAATCCATCCGAAatattttatgatgatgatttaacaATAGGTTCTACTGAGCTGATAAAAGCTGAAGTGGATTCAACAAGAAATATGGCTATTCACCAGAATGAAAGGATAAAAGCTTTGAAAAAGATTGGTAATCATAGgtaatatactatttatatttcGGTATTATAACTATCACACAAACACTGAGGCACAAATACTGATCTATcgtttaaaagtttatatttgaaATCATTCATATCTATACACCCACCACCCTCTACAGATCATGGGTAAtacaccatgctggcccagtgtagattggtggtTAGACATAATGGACCAAAATTTTAAGGTAGTGCAGCTAATAGCAAAACTTGGATCTTTATAACTTGGCTCAACCAATATTTATATGGAACTGAACTGTTCTGGTTTGTTACCATTGAACCAATGAAAGGAAAGAAAGACATGTTTAGTCTCAGACTATATTGAATAGAAAAATAGGTTAATAGAGATGAATAACCTAATAAACCTACAGcctaattcaaaattattttcttgtgTCAAAGTCTAATATAAAAggagttttttatacaaattgtaaATTTTAGACTGTAGATCAattgatttgtttgtttatttataggaGAAAAGTATCCAGAAACTATGAGAAGTCGAAAAGGAATAGAAGTATGGACAGTAAGAAGTCTCCTCAAGGAAGACAGAGGAAGGACTCTAGTTTGTCTCTACCTGATGATGGTATAAAGAGCCCTAAGATGCAAATAGTGCTTGGATCGGGTCAAGCTTTGCCTGTATCAGAGGGAGAGCAAGTGGTAAGATGCCTTATATTTACCCAACcactgaaaatattttagtatagcTGCATTTTTAGTCTATGTATGTTAATATGTCTAATCCATCTGTACAATTTAAATTCATACTCAATAATCCTTGATTTATGATTCAACAAATTTGTAGTGATTGTAGATGAATGGCTGATACCTTGCCAtttgaaataaacaaactattatatactataaaaatgaCAAGCAAAACTTTTTTCTGCAATCATGACAGTTGTTACTATAAAAGATTTGTTTCTCCGTGAAGTCTGGTCCCgtttttctttcattaaatatattattaattttagattaAAATAGAAAAGACAAAAGACTCTGAATGTGAGAGTGACATAGAGGTAGACATTGACAGTGACAATGAAGTTTCGCCAAAAAAGAAAGAGCATCAGCAACAAGTGGCAGATGAAGATCCCATAGCTGTCCCGTTGAGGAAATTTGAGCCCATGCGTAAAAGAACCCGCAAGATTCCTCTggtatgatatttttataaactcttaTTTAACCCTTATTGTCTGTATTGTATAAGTTAAATAAGACTGCTATCTAAAATTCATTGTTTTATTGGAATGTTTAAGTGCATTTTAACATTTGGTGGATCAAATGAAGATATCTATTTGTAACAAAAAGTCAAAGCTGTAATGGATGACTTTTTTTTATCCccccaaaaaataaataaatgaataaatatattacaataattcacacatcaccatctaggcccaaagtaagcgtagcttgtgttatgggtactgagatgactgatgaatatttttatgaataatatacataaatacttagaacatacatataaacatccagacactgaaagacattcatgctcataatacgaacattttccactagttggaatcgaacccacggccttggactcagaaagcagggtcgctgcaaactgcgccaatcggccgtctaaaaaatGCACTCTCGCTACAAggtttaactttatattttccAGGATGGTGGTGGCGGTTATACGATAATGCATACCGAGGCTGGAGACCTTTACGAGATAGCCCAAGAGCCGCGAAAAGAGCGAGCGCCGAAAAAACCACCCATACATCTCCTCCAGTGCCGACTGTATAATGATGAGAAACCGGTAAGCTAACCTTTGaatttaattgttaattgaaaggttaggtataagaaaacccataaactatgacgaactatgtaattaatgataattattatgacggacgtgagttcaatatttttatattgcaatactgttacttatttattattttgttatttaatttatcttttatattctaataactgggtttatacctttcaataaagattattattattattaattgctaTTTACTTCATACTTTCAATTCGAAACAGAATGTTAAATAAGTGAGacattttaagttaagtttgtcTGTTTAGATGATGAGTGTTGAATCTAACAAGATTGAGTGAGtcgaatatttttgtttgatagatTTTATTTGCCAATTGAGATAATGCACTCATTGCTAATATAATTTACTCACCCTTTAACTAAACATcggaattgttttttaataagttttatgaACCGAATACGACAGGAATAAGATATTGCattatgaaaagataaagcattataaaattgttccgaaaataaaaaagaaatacaaccgaattcatAACCGAAtcattagacggccgattggggcagtttgcagcgaccctgcattctgagtccaaggccgtgggttcgattcccacaaatggaaaatgtttgtgtgatgagcatgaatgtttttagtgtctgggtgtttgtatattataagtatttatgtatattaattataaaaatattcatcagtcatctcagtaccaataacacaagctacggttactatggggctagatggcgatgtaagcgttgtcgtagtgtataaattatttatccttTCTGTatgtcggttaataatgactgtttattacacaattaatatttatttttattattaagtactaCAAAAAATCAATCATATATCGTGGCGGAGCGTCGctacgccaacaatcaggtttaccctccgcctatagatgtttcacataaataaataaaagtaaataataaaaattccagCCACCATGTGAAGTGCACCTGCACGTGTCAGCGCTGATAAGTATGGACGTGCACGCACACAGCTCACGCGCGGAGGTCATGGGTCTAGTGGGCGGGGAGTGGTGCGAGCCGCGGCTTTACATGCGACTGTACAGAACAGCACGCGCCGCGGCCGCCGCCACCCACTGTGACATGGACCCTGgtgagtaaaattaaaatatacaacgtgtaacagaattacgaaataatattgaaggattcataagtatatttcataaggaaacacaggtatatttattttcccatacaagcgaattcaaaacattctaagtgtttacttatgacaaccctattgaagatgaaataccgacacgcgcataatactTACGCTAGGCGacgagtacctaataaagtgacaggagtcatatcacttttgcatttgatgtaagggctgtttctgatttctttcagtaaaaactgtggGTTACCCAAAAGCTATTAGGTTTTCGTTTCCCAGATAAGTCCTAGAGACGgtacataatgttcctctaaaacctgtgaagtattatttcggtttccatttacacgttgtatataattataaaattaatatagttatatagttGCCCTAGTGAGCAACATATGCTGAGGCTAGATAGTATAGTaagttgtagtatatttatttattttaaattaatttatgtttctgtttatttatttaaactctgtaTCACTATTAcgaagttagggaaataaaagaagaatagaaatacaaaattGGTAGTAGAATACATAAGGTGACCTTATAGCTCAGTAGCCatctctgtcaggcaaccttACATCTACGTAGGCAGCCTATAGGTTCGGTTGTTTGTCTGTGTATTTGTTGTATAGCTGTAGGTGCAAACGAGGTTCTTGTTTAACGAAATGAACAAGTCAGTTCCAAAATTACGTCGTATATCTAGTTATGAGACAAATTTAAATATGCTGTTACACATATTAGCAGGTACACACATCACTCCGAAGCGTCCCCCAAAAGGAAGCTGAAATCTTTAAACTATCAACGTTTCGGTAAATATAACATATGCTTATTGTTATACGGATACGAGGCTGGGACTATTAAAGAAGACCTCAGGAAATGCATAAAAGCATTTGAGATGTGGGCATTTAGACGTAACATACGCCATTAGTTGGAATAGTaaagtatccaatgaggaagtACTGCGACGCGTGGACTGaaatcgcgagtgcagcagaattatttcgcctcgaaAAAATAGACTATAACTTTAAATATTGCTATAACGAGCTTACTTGGTTCAATCCCCAGTATCACAAGCGTCGGCAGCGGAGTGGCTACGTTCCCGCGGCTTAGACGTATGCGGCTGGCATCACTCGCACCCGCGCTTTCCGGCCGCGCCCTCCGAGCAGGACCTACGCACGCAGACGGCCCTACAGCGCGCGCTTCGCTGGCCGCTACCGTTCCTCGCGCTTATAACCTCGCAGCACTGGCCCGCACGCACAGTGCCTAGCGTCTCGCGACTGCGGTGAGTATAAGCTAAAACACTCATTGAGTGAAATATACGTCACTCATTTAGTGGAACATACGTCACTCATTGAGTGCAACATACGTCACTCATTACATCAACATATGTAACACGTAACACACGTACCCACACCTACGCTTTCCGACCGCGCCTTCCGCGCAGGCTGCCCTACAACGCGCGCTTCGCTGGCCGCTACCGGCCTCGCGCTGATAACCTGGCAGCACTGGCCCGCGCTTACAGTGCCTAGTGTCTCGCGACTGCGGTGAGTATGAGCTAAATCACTCATTGAGTGCAGCATACGTCACTCATTGAGTAAAACCAACTTCACTTATTGAGCGCAACATATATCACATATTAGTGCCTAGCGTCTTGCGACTGCGAAGGATTTGAGTTAAAACACTCATCGAGTGAAACATACTTGACCATTGAGTGCAACATAAAGCACTCATAAGTGCCCAGCATCTCACGACTGCTAGGACTTTAAGACAAAAACAAGTAACTGAGTACAGCATATGTCACTCATTAATGCAACATAAATTTTGACTTTATCTGATAAAGTCAAacgtcaaagttaaatatttctttattcaaataggcacatagacggcacttttgatgcgtaatatacgcatcaaaagtgtgaTCTTATGTAAAGTATGACAtacaagtgagttgatggcgataaataagttcgtcaacttaaaactaaagctacgagggttccaaacgctccctggtctaagaagaagcacacaacaaaacttagccggttgttttttttgttatcaccatctcagattgtcatttaaaactactgaaggagcaacctggttagagcaataatttatacccaagcatttttatcgttgatgtagtccttaatactacaaataggacttttctataagcttacgtttactacaaactttgaaatttttaagagacatctccaagatatcaagtggtagtttattgtaaaactatatataataaaataattcaattgaTTATTCCATTTATTAAGTGGAAACAGTGGGAAACGCATCGTGTGTAAACAGAGCCATACTTCGTCAGGGCATGCCAAGAACGCGTCCTACAAACTGCCaaaattacaccgacaaccacgtccttcagcaCGGCcggcatgggcaggagacaaaaattatatcaaccgattatatccctcgacaagggatatatatatatatatttatatattacacaaaggatataattaattcctttccattatgaagtttacttttttttataaagtttatactttttgtttttatatgtgttttcataactggacttccctcaactcaataggtactgacagaataccagcgttgtgtgTACTCGATACGTGCGATATTAGTATctggaacattaagctgagtcagaaccttaataattaagtacaatattttaagttactccgtatgtaagtctgtttgtatgttgttctggtaaataaacaaattctattctattctattctaacgtgtccacctgcttaaagcacgggaacagggaataggagatttttatccccgtttattattacacctatattaattgaatattatttctattcaaTTAATATAGGTGTAATAATACTAAATGTGTAAATAtacttgtgcaccagtgctctgagagttgataaagctgtgggagaagaaaaacttttatcctttcccgggggagataattgtctcctgcccatgctagcagtGCATTAAGGAACACAACAttgctgcttggaagcagaaaCAACATTGCGGTAGCGCTTCtgctgtcacaaaaaggtctactactacGAAACTTAAATTGAATGGCTGTACGGTGACATACCtttgcctaaataaataaagtagggactttatttatttaggcaacCAACAGATTATACCTTTTTTGTCCAAGTTTCAATGTTGTGAGCTAAGTGAACGCTCAGCTaattacaggttatcacagtgtttacaaataatttcaaaattaattaaattttaaatactgcattacaaaataaatgtctaaaattattttactaattactattaaattataataaaataaaaataaaatgatataaaaaaaatgtaaacatcaATGTCAcggaataaggaaaaaaaattaaaattttctcctTCTTTCTTATTTATCAGTATCAACTGAACGCAAGTTGATACTGACATCTTGACTAATATATGTTATTCCTGCAGATGTTTTCGCGTGGAGGACACAGAAGAAGCTACGGGCACACCGATCGGTTATCAGCTGAAAGTGAAGCTGGTCCCAGACCTGACGACCGACAATCTGCCGCAGTTTCTACGCGAGCTCCGCGGAGTGTTAGCTGATCGCGACCGCAGCGACTTCAATGTGAACGTGGCAGCGGATGTCTGTCCGCAGGCTGGCTTGACGTATTTGGAAAAGGtattttgtatgaatgaattaatgatatacaaattccttaaaagccggcaaacGCATTGTTGGCTCCTCTGgtgttgcagatgtttatgggcggcggtgatcacttaacatcaggtgacccacttgatCATTTggccgctattaatataaaataaataaaaatatataattttattgcatacCACAATAAGTTGGTGAAACGGTTAAGCGACAAAATGTTATTAGGGAGTGGGCCATCTGCGATagtaattatatgtattaataaataaaataaataaataaatatactacgacaatacacacatcgccatctagccccaaagtaaacgtagcttgtgttatgggtactaagatgactgatgaatattttaatgaataatatacataaatacttagaatatacatataaacacccagacaatgaaaaacattcctgctcatcacactaacattttccagtagtgggaatcgaacccacgaccttggactcagaaagcagggtcgctacaaactgcgccaatcggccgtcaaatgttttgtttttattattttggaatttttgatcattgttattatttgagttgtttattattattttttttttgaagtgaaatttcTTTAGAATCGATGtgtcaaaccggatgcaacggaaaaaaggacaggtaagagacacaaatacaaaaatgtgtaggatgaaaCCAGCAAGGAATGAGACGGAAATATActtactattttatctgttttttttctatttaagttaccaagtaAACCGAATGATATCTAgctaaagaaacaaacacataaatgtataggacacagtgagatagaaaacattataatttttttacctattcttgttatcatggaaactaaataataaaccttacatttatcctaatagttctgatactctacatccacctcaatcacTCGttggctacttttcagaagttacacttccgccgtgtgtgaataaattgcacaggttttttatttttatgtaatgaacaatgtgtatttatttgtaattattggtatttgttgaattatttttatagcccTGAGGAGACatattgggcaactgtaatgtcttcacggggtgtgtttttgctaaataaataaataaatagccctCTTTTCCAGGtttctaaattataaaagttgaggttaaataatttttgGTAGTAGTAGAGCAGGCACGTAAGAATCAACACCTAAAATACACCtcactgtttataggcgatggttttccacttaccatcaggtgggccatcagcttggtccgtcgattataaattaaaaaaaaaaaactttgaaactgaaataaaattcaTCTTTGTTCCAGTGTATACTGAGTATAAGACATCACATGCACTCTGCGGGTTACGAACACGACGCGCCGCTGGTAGAACTTCTAGTGCGCGGCGTGAGAGATGTGGTGAGGTGAACACTCGCCGCCTAGAGGACCGGAATTAAATTGGACCAATCTGTATAAATAAAGCTGTAAAGTAACATTTAGAGTACTCGTCACGTGTGATGAAAGTGTTTGTGATGAAAACTTTGGTTTATTATTCGGTTAATTTTGTGATTAAATAAGATCTCCTCTGATGGTGCTATGCCATCTGGTAAGTGTTTTATcgggaaatattattttaaaatataatttgtaatttatatcaaaaaacctttaatttatgcaaaactaatatattttattgtaaggaCTCGGGTTTTCTATGACTTTGAAACCGTACTATTTGTATGGCAAAATTTTTTCACCCGTTCAAATAACTGTTATTATAAGTTTGTTTACAGTAAAACCGTTTAACATCCAACGCAAGTTGCTTACTAGATTATATGTACGAATAAAAATGGACagacatgttttatttattaggtaaggATAAAAAAACTAGATGAGGTTCAAATTTCGTAGAGAATCTAGGTGCAGTTGaaaagtttgtaataaaatttaagttttaccTATTTATGCATGAAGCGATACTACTTGTACTTGAAAAAgctaaatatacaaataaatgtgaatttcaaaaatttttagTTAGTTTTCCTACCCAACAATATCATGTTTTCTATTACGTTGTTGATTGTCCATGCCCCGTAACAAACATAGTAGTACATTTTTACGAGAAGGACCAGAAAACTAATTTTCTAATAGAGAGAATATCAACTTTATTTTGGAAAACTGTTTCTCTCTCTATTAACGCCCAAAtcgcagattgaatttagtagacgATAGCCTAGAACAATTGTTGTTACAGGCAACACCAAAGACAAAAGACCTAGAGGTCGGTTACCAACGAGATGGGCTGACCAATTAAAACAGCCCAACTCGTGCCAATTTTATCTCTCtttctacgtcgtgttcctcattacTGACCCTCAgtaatgaggaacacgacgtaccCCTTGCACTTACAACCTttcggacgattttgtgccatttgactcggctttttAACGTGTAAAGCAATATGCAATTTGGagtcgagagcagtgcggatttgatccgaccaacgaattgGGCTACGTCcacgaggtctctttccttccactttgccagtgaccactatcttttcaagattacactatctcttctggcaatgtgatcgaagtactcgagaatcctctgaaggcaggtggttgatagccttcttgtaattttgagctgtctcaatatcgatgcgttggtcctgtgtgccgtccacgggattcgcagCGTTCTCTTCCAGCACCACATCTTAAAAGAGTCTATACGTTGCCTATCAACTGCTTTAATGGTCCATGTCTCAGCTGCTTACGTAAATATAGGAAAACTAAATGCGCGTACAAGACGCACTTTTGTCTTGACTGAGACTGAGATATTCCTGTCTTTCTAAGTCCTATATAGCTGTGACATAGTGCTTTTGGCCATTCCGATTCACTAATATTGGAAGGTTGGAAAAGGTTACACCAACAATAGCTTAGCCCTTAAGTTTAAGAAGAATTATCATCAGCATTCAAATGTAAGAGGAAGACATAAGAACCCTCTACGGGTTCTTAAGTCTTACTTAAGTCCTACAGGGGTAgtataaaatagatattatcTAATTGTGTAAATACAGAGAACTAAGTATCCCAAcgtacaaactaaaattatctGTTCAATTCAGAACATTGAAACAGATTGCATGGGATTGGGATTGGAATAAAAACCAGGTTATATATGGCACAGttccagtttatttttttaaatgttacatgtgctagataaaaaaataatacagtcCGATTAGTGAAactctttttactttttagacGAAGGCGGTCGTTCCGACCATGTTCTCAACTTCGCTGGTAGgtaatactaattttattacaaatcgaTTATTTCCACATTCGTATACACTCTAAACTTGAAAAACATTatactttttacaattttaacaaGCAAATTCAACTTCGACATACTTTGAGCCCACATTTTGGACTTTTtggtacataataataataattatttcgatAAGGTACTTTTAGACGCTAGGGTGTACCGAAAGTGCCTTATTGTAtagtttttaattgaatatagCTTTATCTATTTATACAAATTGGCGCGACCGAGGGGGCCCGGTCTGTGGCATCTATACTTCTATCTGGACACAGATGTCTCGGCCGTTGCACATCGCATCATTTGGAcagtttataattaatatagtcTTACAATTATTGGAACATAACACTATATATAAAGTCTGTTCCATGAAATAGGACAAAATGTGGACAGTTTTGGAAAAAATGCGGAAAACAAACatcaattattttatctatatcaattCTTTCACTACGGTATCGGGAGTTTCAGAGTCAGAATTAACCAGGTAGGTTCTAATTGATTTTAGTTCGCCTATTTCTCAATGTGTGTAAACAACATAAGGTTAGAAACCtgaaaatgtacaaaaattacttatgtattacatataaatgttataaaataagttagGCAATAATTCGGGAAATATTGTTAAACAAGGTAAAGATGTATTAAAAAATCCGCATTTTTTATCCGAAATGTCACGTCTAACTTCATAGTACTAGAAAGGAAATGTGAACGTATGTGACAATAAGCGTAATCAATGAACCATTGTATAAACATTAAACGGAGTAAAACAGGAAGACATCGCATTGAAAACCATAGCTATTGGCAAGAATCCAAACTGCGTGCAACTTTGTCCCGAGACGATCTTATACGACATCAGTATAAGGGCCCTGGGCCCTGATTCTCTATGACGTCGTAACCACATGGCCACGTCAAATATGACACATCGCTTAAGAACTGTCAAGTTTGACGACGCAAGTCACTGGTTTTCAGTGACTCGATTTGATAGTCATAGCGAATAAATCGTCCCCGTAGAGTGAAAAGTTGTCTTTTAAGCTATCTTTTTGCTTTTTTAACATCTTTTATTCGCTTATTTGATTTGGCAAATTTTTCtcaatattaaattgaaatgacGATCACTGTATTTGAAAACTTTATGACTTTTAGCTCTATGGGAACGAATTGTCCAAATTCTTTATGACATTGAATTCGTAACTTTGCGGAGATATTTTGCATCTGCTATAACAAGATACGCCTTTAGAACAATTATGACGCCACAAATTCTAATCCGAGCGTATTGCGATTTGAACGTCACAGCGAATAAGGGCCAAGGATGAACCTAAGGCGCCACCTCCACCAGCCAGTGTATTACACAAAAACACTCGCTCGTGAATGTCACGCCCTaggcaaataaattaatttattaaaaattaattaaatattaaaaaataaacgagtTCGAAATCGAAATAAGCGTTCATAATCCTATATTTACAATCGGTTAACTTACGAACTAATTAGAAGCATCAactatgaaattttttattaacatcgaaGGCACATGTTTACGCACCCTATTCTCAATATTGTGCAGTGTAGGTGCACTCGTCCTGCGTACGGTGGACCCGACGTGACAAGCTTAATTACGTCTTAAAATATGCGGAATAAGTACTCTTTTTGAACGACTTGCAAGACGCGTCACTTCGTCAAAACTTTTGATATTATTTGATATGATTTTGCAAACGAATACTCGCTAGAAGTGGTAATatacttgtaaaaaaaagtttggtattttataacatttttttatacttttacgtTATAAATTACCAGTAATTACAAttaatctaaattaaatgtacaaaaagtGCAAAAGTACTAAACGCACGCCTTGTAAACgataaaaacaactttttttttaatgttcaccTAAAACGGATTTTTTGACAATTGGAAAAGTCAAAAAATACGGGAACTGAGTACCCCGATATTGGCAGTATGGacgtaaatttaaaacgttCATATTCCGTTAATAAACGTTCTAGAAATCCGGAAGTTTACTGAAACATCGTAAACAACAAACGACTGTATAAATTGAGGAAACCAAAGTAAACTCACACTAAGTGTTAGTGCATCCTAAAAAGCCAAAGTTAAGGCCATCTTAAATATTAGGAAACTGTTTTCAGCTTTCTAATAAATGCCTAAAAAACGCGTACAATACCCACGACCATATTGGCCGGGaaaaaagagcgccatctagtgacagtacagTTTCCCAGTATTGCAACTAGGTGGCGCTCCTtcgatattatataaattgtagTTAACTTGAAGAAGCGGTGTGAGACGCCCAGTGaggcgttgatagcccagtgacttcgacttaacgcacctctaacatttttaagttatgtgcgttttaagcaattaaaattacacttgcttcaacgttgaaggaaaacatcatgagtaaacttgcatgcctaagagttctccataatgttctcaaaggtgtttgaagtccaccaatccgcactgggccagcgtggtggactacggccttaaccctgtctcattgtaggaggttgatatgatgatgatgattgacgTAGGTGGAAAATCTCACATTGAAGGAATTTGTGTGATCTCTTAATTTGTATGACGCTTTATTTTTCAGTTGTAAAGTGTCGAAGTTTCGTCGAGATGACGCGTCCTGCAAACGTGGACCAGTCGTTGCCACTTGCGAGTTATTGTATTAGGGAACTCAGTCTgattacaacaataataattatagtttaaatGTGACAACCCATCCGCTatgacaatttattaaaatgtttttatcataAAGCTTCTCTCAGTTAGGTTAAGTCATTGACGAAATTGTACATCCCAAACCGATGCATCGATTTTCACGTTATTTCTTAGCCGTATAAGTTAGGCGAGCGTAGAACATTCGCaccataatattaaacaatacaattttcttctggataattttaaatcaaagtaagtaataaaagaaaattgtgtCATCAGTTTAGTGTGTAC
This portion of the Pararge aegeria chromosome 14, ilParAegt1.1, whole genome shotgun sequence genome encodes:
- the LOC120629420 gene encoding uncharacterized protein LOC120629420 isoform X2, whose protein sequence is MAEEDEIDVLGDFSFNSCFAQNSQGIPSCSDREDTVHPQWLLDATANNWMKEGPSRRLSGNNATNKNSTLHTTAWSQVERDILKKEMAKYGRNVRKISQTLKTKTEPEIQALIEAEHGIQLDTSVQGLEKYEAIEETPPVIQEEIVTDDPVSDILSRVTTGTPTVPLIKQPFKKKNNSTINSNVKLKKNISKVGFVSANVMVNPSEIFYDDDLTIGSTELIKAEVDSTRNMAIHQNERIKALKKIGNHRRKVSRNYEKSKRNRSMDSKKSPQGRQRKDSSLSLPDDGIKSPKMQIVLGSGQALPVSEGEQVIKIEKTKDSECESDIEVDIDSDNEVSPKKKEHQQQVADEDPIAVPLRKFEPMRKRTRKIPLDGGGGYTIMHTEAGDLYEIAQEPRKERAPKKPPIHLLQCRLYNDEKPPPCEVHLHVSALISMDVHAHSSRAEVMGLVGGEWCEPRLYMRLYRTARAAAAATHCDMDPVSQASAAEWLRSRGLDVCGWHHSHPRFPAAPSEQDLRTQTALQRALRWPLPFLALITSQHWPARTVPSVSRLRCFRVEDTEEATGTPIGYQLKVKLVPDLTTDNLPQFLRELRGVLADRDRSDFNVNVAADVCPQAGLTYLEKCILSIRHHMHSAGYEHDAPLVELLVRGVRDVVR
- the LOC120629420 gene encoding uncharacterized protein LOC120629420 isoform X1 translates to MAEEDEIDVLGDFSFNSCFAQNSQGIPSCSDREDTVHPQWLLDATANNWYDTQNKGRNRMKEGPSRRLSGNNATNKNSTLHTTAWSQVERDILKKEMAKYGRNVRKISQTLKTKTEPEIQALIEAEHGIQLDTSVQGLEKYEAIEETPPVIQEEIVTDDPVSDILSRVTTGTPTVPLIKQPFKKKNNSTINSNVKLKKNISKVGFVSANVMVNPSEIFYDDDLTIGSTELIKAEVDSTRNMAIHQNERIKALKKIGNHRRKVSRNYEKSKRNRSMDSKKSPQGRQRKDSSLSLPDDGIKSPKMQIVLGSGQALPVSEGEQVIKIEKTKDSECESDIEVDIDSDNEVSPKKKEHQQQVADEDPIAVPLRKFEPMRKRTRKIPLDGGGGYTIMHTEAGDLYEIAQEPRKERAPKKPPIHLLQCRLYNDEKPPPCEVHLHVSALISMDVHAHSSRAEVMGLVGGEWCEPRLYMRLYRTARAAAAATHCDMDPVSQASAAEWLRSRGLDVCGWHHSHPRFPAAPSEQDLRTQTALQRALRWPLPFLALITSQHWPARTVPSVSRLRCFRVEDTEEATGTPIGYQLKVKLVPDLTTDNLPQFLRELRGVLADRDRSDFNVNVAADVCPQAGLTYLEKCILSIRHHMHSAGYEHDAPLVELLVRGVRDVVR